The Hypanus sabinus isolate sHypSab1 chromosome 3, sHypSab1.hap1, whole genome shotgun sequence genome contains a region encoding:
- the LOC132391663 gene encoding general transcription factor II-I repeat domain-containing protein 2-like, translated as MVDMTAHLNTLNTALQGKGRTALHMLEDVLAFERKLTVLARDLQKGTLSHFPNLREFKQGHDMIISEYLHSAIIAMQTSFGKRFCEFREEKNTLSFPVTPLSIDPSLMNTTALAGVSQPDLEMELADIADKDIWVSKFRRLTADLEDVARQKAVLAQKHKWSDIENLTDDSLRSCVKMKVTSYSPDVQTLCAEVQEQKSH; from the coding sequence atggtagacatgacagcgcacctgaacacgctgaacacagctcttcaggggaaaggacgtacagccctgcacatgttggaggatgttttggcattcgagcgcaagttgacagtgcttgccagagatttacagaaaggcactttgtctcacttccccaatttgagagagttcaaacaaggtcacgacatgataatttcggagtatttacattctgcaatcatcgcaatgcaaacatcgtttgggaaacgcttctgtgagttcagagaggaaaaaaacacattatccttcccggtcactcccttaagcatcgatccttccctaatgaatacgactgcattggcaggtgtgagtcaacctgatcttgagatggaactggccgacatagccgacaaagacatatgggtgtccaagtttagacgcttgacagcagaccttgaagatgttgcccgtcagaaggccgttcttgctcagaaacacaaatggagtgatattgaaaacctcacagatgacagcttgcgatcctgtgtaaagatgaaggtgacatcatacagccctgatgtgcagacgctgtgcgctgaggtccaggagcagaaatcccattaa